One Nonomuraea angiospora DNA segment encodes these proteins:
- a CDS encoding MATE family efflux transporter, whose translation MIALLRAALPLFLAMVAGMVGSLVVTSVLGKHDTVTLAAFAVVTAVLNPAGAAVQGALRGLGPFVAPYRDDPAAAVPIVRDARWLSLATGLVGALAVVCVPLIAGATGVPGEVVREMGLLPYFLAASLLVLASTGGSSTILIALGRPRSVLWPTLVSGVVLGGLTAVLVPPLGLTGVGLAWLISGSAAALVATFAVRRALGRPVGQSRPRIGEIVALAKVSIPLAGTVLIKFGVLGVVTFAAGTTSTRDTAAHAVLTTLTGFIMVASLSVAQASVPDVARAPDPAGARRANRAAALLAVMGTFAGAGLLLGFGEHLLALFSDDAAVRERVQGLLPLMLLASLLDAAQAVQGFGLTALKRSAASLSYFAIGYGLLVVAAVPVARTWGITGLWVAMAVANGLLVVLQGTGFHRHSAKVGRVLVG comes from the coding sequence GTGATCGCGTTACTCCGCGCCGCCCTGCCGTTGTTCCTGGCGATGGTCGCGGGCATGGTCGGCTCCCTGGTGGTCACCTCGGTGCTCGGCAAGCATGACACAGTCACCCTGGCCGCGTTCGCGGTCGTGACCGCCGTGCTCAACCCCGCCGGCGCGGCGGTGCAGGGCGCGCTGCGCGGGCTCGGGCCGTTCGTGGCTCCATACCGGGACGACCCGGCGGCGGCCGTGCCGATCGTGCGGGACGCGCGCTGGCTCAGCCTGGCCACCGGCCTGGTCGGCGCGCTCGCCGTGGTCTGCGTGCCGCTGATCGCGGGCGCCACCGGGGTGCCCGGCGAGGTGGTGCGCGAGATGGGTCTGCTGCCGTACTTCCTCGCGGCGTCCCTCCTGGTCCTCGCCTCCACCGGCGGTTCGAGCACCATCCTGATCGCGCTCGGGCGCCCCCGCAGCGTGCTGTGGCCGACCCTGGTCTCCGGCGTGGTGCTGGGCGGGCTCACCGCCGTGCTGGTGCCGCCGCTCGGGCTCACCGGCGTGGGCCTGGCCTGGCTGATCTCGGGCTCGGCGGCGGCGCTCGTGGCGACCTTCGCCGTGCGGCGGGCGCTCGGTCGGCCCGTCGGGCAGTCCCGGCCCAGGATCGGCGAGATCGTCGCGCTGGCGAAGGTCAGCATCCCGCTGGCCGGGACCGTGCTCATCAAGTTCGGCGTGCTCGGGGTCGTCACCTTCGCGGCCGGCACCACGAGCACGCGCGACACCGCCGCCCACGCGGTGCTGACCACCCTCACCGGCTTCATCATGGTGGCCTCGCTCTCCGTCGCGCAGGCCTCGGTGCCGGACGTGGCCCGCGCCCCCGACCCGGCGGGTGCGCGCCGGGCGAACCGGGCCGCGGCCCTGCTCGCCGTCATGGGGACGTTCGCCGGGGCGGGCCTGCTGCTCGGGTTCGGGGAGCACCTGCTGGCGCTGTTCAGCGACGACGCCGCGGTGCGGGAGCGCGTGCAGGGGCTGCTGCCGCTGATGCTGCTGGCGTCGCTGCTGGACGCGGCCCAGGCGGTGCAGGGCTTCGGCCTCACCGCGCTCAAGCGCTCCGCCGCCAGCCTGTCCTACTTCGCGATCGGGTACGGGCTGCTGGTCGTGGCCGCCGTACCCGTGGCCAGGACCTGGGGGATCACCGGCCTCTGGGTGGCCATGGCGGTGGCCAACGGGCTCCTGGTCGTGCTCCAGGGCACCGGTTTCCACCGCCACAGCGCCAAGGTCGGGCGGGTCCTCGTCGGCTAG
- a CDS encoding aldo/keto reductase → MDYVNLGRSGLQVSPLCLGTMNFGPLTTEEDSFAIMDRALELGINFFDTANVYGWKLGEGITEQIIGRWFAQGGGRREKTVIATKLNGKMSDWPNDQKLSALNIRRACDASLKRLQTDYIDIYQAHHVDRDTPYEEFWEAMDVLRQQGKIIYVGSSNFAGWHIAKAQEAAARRNVNGLISEQSHYNLLTRAVELEVLPACEDYGLGVIPWSPLAGGLLGGVLRKIDKGRSASEHMVKQLDKHRDKIEQYEKLCDELGEDPAYVALAWLLKQRAVVAPIIGPRTLEQLEGSLRTLEIDLDEATLTRLDEIFPGHRTAPEDYAW, encoded by the coding sequence ATGGATTACGTCAACCTCGGACGCAGTGGCCTGCAGGTGAGCCCGCTCTGCCTCGGCACCATGAACTTCGGCCCCCTGACCACGGAGGAAGACTCCTTCGCGATCATGGACCGGGCCCTGGAGCTGGGGATCAACTTCTTCGACACGGCCAACGTGTACGGCTGGAAGCTGGGCGAGGGCATCACCGAGCAGATCATCGGCCGGTGGTTCGCCCAGGGCGGCGGGCGCCGGGAGAAGACCGTCATCGCGACCAAGCTCAACGGCAAGATGAGCGACTGGCCCAACGACCAGAAGCTGTCGGCCCTCAACATCCGCAGGGCCTGCGACGCCTCGCTGAAGCGGCTGCAGACCGACTACATCGACATCTACCAGGCACACCACGTCGACCGGGACACCCCGTACGAGGAGTTCTGGGAGGCGATGGACGTCCTGCGCCAGCAGGGCAAGATCATCTACGTGGGGTCGTCCAACTTCGCCGGCTGGCACATCGCCAAGGCCCAGGAGGCGGCCGCCCGGCGTAACGTCAACGGCCTCATCAGCGAGCAGTCCCACTACAACCTGCTCACCCGCGCGGTCGAGCTGGAGGTGCTGCCCGCGTGCGAGGACTACGGGCTCGGCGTGATCCCGTGGAGCCCGCTGGCCGGCGGCCTGCTCGGCGGCGTGCTGCGCAAGATCGACAAGGGCCGCTCGGCCTCCGAGCACATGGTCAAGCAGCTCGACAAGCACCGCGACAAGATCGAGCAGTACGAGAAGCTCTGTGACGAGCTGGGCGAGGACCCGGCGTACGTGGCCCTGGCCTGGCTGCTCAAGCAGCGGGCGGTGGTCGCGCCGATCATCGGCCCGCGCACCCTGGAGCAGCTCGAGGGCAGCCTGCGCACCCTGGAGATCGACCTCGACGAGGCCACGCTGACCCGTCTCGACGAGATCTTCCCCGGCCACCGCACGGCCCCGGAGGACTACGCCTGGTAG
- the thpR gene encoding RNA 2',3'-cyclic phosphodiesterase produces the protein MRLFAALVPPDEILDEISRAIAPHVGQVPGLRWPDRATWHITLGFFGEVPEQVLPELEERLARAVRRYSVLDLAFTGFGAFSSARRARVFWVGVTGDSMTRLADSVKAGARRAGAVQTDEKRFHPHLTLARAKTETDLRPLVESLSGFSGSPWRAEQVRLVRSHAGSQVRYESLAEWALAPSGQS, from the coding sequence ATGAGGCTGTTCGCGGCGCTGGTGCCGCCCGACGAGATCCTGGACGAGATCTCGCGTGCCATCGCGCCGCACGTCGGGCAGGTGCCGGGGCTGCGCTGGCCCGACCGTGCCACCTGGCACATCACGCTGGGCTTCTTCGGCGAGGTGCCCGAGCAGGTGCTGCCCGAGCTGGAGGAGCGCCTGGCCCGCGCCGTACGCCGCTACAGCGTCCTCGACCTGGCCTTCACCGGCTTCGGCGCCTTCTCCTCCGCCCGCCGGGCCAGGGTCTTCTGGGTGGGCGTCACGGGCGACTCCATGACGAGGCTGGCGGACTCGGTCAAGGCGGGCGCCCGGCGGGCCGGGGCCGTACAGACCGATGAGAAACGGTTTCACCCGCACCTCACGCTGGCCCGCGCCAAGACCGAGACGGACCTGCGCCCGCTGGTCGAGTCGCTGTCCGGGTTCAGCGGCTCGCCGTGGCGGGCGGAGCAGGTCCGTCTCGTCCGCAGTCACGCAGGGTCCCAGGTGAGGTACGAGTCACTCGCCGAATGGGCGCTCGCACCCTCCGGGCAGAGCTAG
- a CDS encoding MFS transporter, whose translation MFRSLRIPNYRMFAAGGIVSNVGTWLQRTAQDWLVLDLTHGSAAALGTATALQFLPMLIFGMFGGVLADRYPKRPILIGAQSLMAVLALTIGVLTMTGSAQVWHVYVMAFLLGLISCVEVPTRQAFVVEMVGRRDLSNAIALNSSIFNLARVVGPALAGVLIYVLGGTGPIFLINATTFGAVISSLVFMRKSELNPAAPVPRAKGQLREGLRYVIEREELLMPVLLIGFVSMFSQSFSMSIALMAREVFKAGASSFGLASSMFAVGALGGALLAARRARLSRKVLMAGALGFGLFQIATGLAPFYPVYLLLLIPTGIALITINTAANASVQIATSPDMRGRVMGIYMLVFTGGAPVGAPLIGWLSELGGPRAGVILSGVLVLVGTGLALLVTRLISARVAKPALAVA comes from the coding sequence ATGTTCCGGTCGCTCAGGATTCCTAACTACCGCATGTTCGCGGCAGGTGGCATCGTCTCCAACGTCGGCACCTGGCTGCAGCGCACCGCCCAGGACTGGCTGGTGCTCGATCTGACCCACGGCAGCGCGGCGGCGCTCGGAACGGCGACCGCGCTGCAGTTCCTGCCGATGCTGATCTTCGGGATGTTCGGCGGCGTGCTCGCCGACCGCTACCCCAAGCGGCCCATCCTCATCGGCGCGCAGTCGCTCATGGCCGTCCTGGCGCTGACTATCGGCGTGCTCACCATGACGGGCTCGGCCCAGGTCTGGCACGTGTACGTGATGGCGTTCCTGCTCGGCCTGATCTCCTGCGTCGAGGTGCCCACGCGGCAGGCGTTCGTGGTCGAGATGGTCGGCCGGCGCGACCTGTCCAACGCCATCGCCCTGAACAGCTCCATCTTCAACCTCGCCCGTGTGGTCGGCCCGGCGCTCGCCGGTGTGCTGATCTACGTGCTCGGTGGCACGGGGCCGATCTTCCTGATCAACGCGACGACCTTCGGCGCGGTGATCTCCAGCCTGGTCTTCATGCGCAAGTCCGAGCTGAACCCCGCCGCGCCCGTCCCCAGGGCCAAGGGCCAGCTCCGCGAGGGGCTCCGGTACGTGATCGAGCGCGAAGAGCTGCTCATGCCGGTGCTGCTGATCGGGTTCGTGTCGATGTTCTCGCAGTCGTTCTCGATGTCGATCGCGCTCATGGCCCGCGAGGTGTTCAAGGCCGGGGCGTCCTCGTTCGGGCTGGCCTCCAGCATGTTCGCGGTGGGAGCGCTCGGGGGAGCGCTGCTGGCCGCGCGCCGGGCGCGACTGTCACGCAAGGTGCTGATGGCCGGGGCGCTCGGGTTCGGGCTCTTCCAGATCGCCACCGGGCTGGCCCCGTTCTACCCCGTCTACCTGCTGCTGCTGATCCCGACCGGGATCGCGCTGATCACCATCAACACGGCCGCCAACGCCAGCGTCCAGATCGCCACGTCCCCCGACATGCGGGGCCGGGTCATGGGGATCTACATGCTGGTGTTCACCGGCGGGGCTCCCGTGGGCGCGCCGCTGATCGGCTGGCTGTCGGAGCTGGGCGGGCCGCGGGCGGGCGTGATCCTGTCCGGCGTGCTGGTGCTCGTCGGCACCGGGCTGGCATTGCTGGTGACGCGCCTGATCAGCGCCCGCGTCGCGAAGCCGGCGCTCGCGGTCGCCTGA
- a CDS encoding MarR family winged helix-turn-helix transcriptional regulator gives MLTNTQPKTDLRSDAGLASALRVSMARLTRRLRRQAAAHSLTPTQFATLAAIERRSSRRESEGRANEERSGRDSQTARHSGITPGELAELEKVQPPSMTRVIAALEERGLVSRSPHPTDRRQVTVTITEAAEKLLKEERRRKEAWLTQRLKELSPEERAVLRQAAPILEKLSRI, from the coding sequence ATGCTAACCAACACCCAGCCCAAGACGGACCTGCGCAGCGACGCAGGCCTGGCTTCAGCCCTGCGCGTCTCAATGGCAAGGCTGACCAGGCGGCTACGACGACAGGCGGCAGCTCACTCGCTGACTCCCACGCAGTTCGCGACGCTCGCCGCGATCGAGCGCAGGAGCTCGCGACGAGAGAGCGAGGGACGAGCCAACGAGGAGCGAAGCGGGCGCGACAGTCAGACAGCACGGCATTCCGGGATAACCCCCGGCGAATTGGCCGAGCTCGAGAAGGTTCAACCGCCCTCGATGACCCGCGTGATCGCCGCCCTCGAGGAGCGCGGCCTGGTCTCGCGCAGCCCGCATCCGACCGACCGGCGACAGGTGACCGTGACGATCACCGAGGCCGCCGAGAAGCTGCTGAAGGAGGAGCGGCGCCGCAAGGAGGCGTGGCTGACGCAGCGGCTGAAGGAGCTCTCGCCGGAGGAGCGGGCGGTGCTGCGGCAGGCGGCGCCGATTCTGGAGAAGCTCAGCAGGATATAG
- a CDS encoding NCS2 family permease, translated as MSDTRNAIDRFFQISQRGSTVSREVRGGLATFFTMAYIVVLNPIIIANGTDVQNQVIGDGTKPNVALVAAGTAFVAGVLTILMGVVGRVPFAMAAGLGLNAFVTFNLASVMTWEEAMGLVFLEGVIIAILVLTGLRTAVFHAIPAQLKTAISVGIGLFIALIGFVDAGFVRRVPAGPPLEMGIGGSLTSWPIFVFVVGLLATAVMVARKVKGAILIGIVGTTVLAIVVELITKSGQFSAKNPGGWQLNVPGIPDQIFGFHNPLTLFTEFDPFGAFSRISVLLAVLFVFTLLITDFFDTMGTIVGVGRQAGLVQEDGTLPRTREILLVDSIGAAAGGAGSVSSNTTYIESAAGVGEGARTGLASVVTGLLFLVAIFFAPLVTVVPYEAAAPALIVVGFLMMTSIRDIDWNDFEVAIPAFLTVVIMPFTYSISNGIGAGFISYVLIKAVRGKAREVHPLLWGVTALFVLYFAIGPIRVLFGV; from the coding sequence GTGAGCGACACTCGTAACGCTATCGACCGTTTCTTCCAAATCTCCCAACGAGGCTCGACCGTCTCCCGTGAGGTGCGGGGCGGCCTGGCCACGTTCTTCACCATGGCCTACATCGTGGTGCTGAACCCCATCATCATTGCCAACGGCACGGACGTACAGAACCAGGTCATCGGCGACGGCACGAAGCCCAACGTGGCGCTCGTCGCCGCCGGCACGGCCTTCGTGGCGGGCGTGCTGACGATCCTCATGGGCGTCGTCGGCCGGGTGCCCTTCGCGATGGCGGCGGGCCTGGGCCTGAACGCCTTCGTCACCTTCAACCTCGCCTCGGTGATGACCTGGGAAGAGGCCATGGGCCTGGTCTTCCTCGAAGGCGTCATCATCGCCATCCTGGTGCTGACCGGGCTTCGGACGGCGGTCTTCCATGCCATCCCGGCCCAGCTCAAGACCGCCATCAGCGTGGGCATCGGCCTGTTCATCGCATTGATCGGCTTCGTGGACGCCGGCTTCGTGCGGCGCGTGCCGGCGGGGCCGCCGCTGGAGATGGGCATCGGGGGCAGCCTGACCTCGTGGCCGATCTTCGTGTTCGTGGTCGGCCTGCTCGCCACGGCCGTGATGGTGGCGCGCAAGGTCAAGGGCGCCATCCTGATCGGCATCGTCGGCACCACCGTGCTGGCCATCGTCGTGGAGCTGATCACCAAGTCCGGCCAGTTCTCGGCCAAGAACCCCGGCGGCTGGCAGCTGAACGTCCCGGGGATCCCCGACCAGATCTTCGGCTTCCACAACCCGCTCACGCTGTTCACGGAGTTCGACCCGTTCGGCGCGTTCAGCAGGATCTCCGTGCTGCTGGCCGTGCTGTTCGTCTTCACCCTGCTCATCACCGACTTCTTCGACACCATGGGCACCATCGTGGGCGTCGGCCGCCAGGCGGGCCTGGTGCAGGAGGACGGGACGCTGCCGCGTACCAGAGAGATCCTGCTCGTCGACTCGATCGGCGCGGCGGCCGGCGGCGCGGGCTCCGTCTCCTCCAACACCACCTACATCGAGTCGGCCGCCGGTGTCGGCGAGGGCGCCCGCACCGGTCTGGCCAGCGTGGTCACCGGGTTGCTGTTCCTCGTGGCGATCTTCTTCGCGCCGCTCGTCACGGTCGTCCCGTACGAGGCCGCCGCGCCCGCGCTGATCGTGGTCGGCTTCCTGATGATGACCTCGATCCGGGACATCGACTGGAACGACTTCGAGGTCGCGATCCCGGCGTTCCTCACCGTCGTGATCATGCCGTTCACGTACTCGATCTCCAACGGCATCGGCGCCGGCTTCATCAGCTACGTGCTGATCAAGGCCGTGCGGGGCAAGGCGCGCGAGGTCCACCCGCTGCTGTGGGGGGTCACGGCGCTGTTCGTCCTGTACTTCGCGATCGGGCCGATCCGGGTGCTCTTCGGCGTCTGA
- a CDS encoding DUF2530 domain-containing protein, with the protein MKQWHPDPEPIKTNDTAAVAIGTAVWAVALVALLIFRPAPENTWWIWTCVTGIGFGLFGMWFVRRRQRN; encoded by the coding sequence GTGAAGCAGTGGCATCCCGATCCGGAGCCGATCAAGACCAACGACACGGCCGCCGTCGCCATCGGCACCGCGGTCTGGGCCGTCGCGCTCGTCGCCCTGTTGATCTTCCGTCCCGCCCCCGAGAACACCTGGTGGATCTGGACCTGCGTGACGGGGATCGGCTTCGGGCTCTTCGGCATGTGGTTCGTACGCCGCCGGCAGCGAAACTGA
- a CDS encoding alpha/beta hydrolase gives MKKAIGTVLLSAMVLAGCGTTARPPAQDPGTVAWSTCTDLMGPDGKPAPPAPGVECGKLKVPLDHARPDGEKIDLALIRVKATGDRLGSLVFNFGGPGASGVDTMAQAARAFGSLGTRYDLVSFDPRGVDRSSGVKCGGQIAKLLASTTETDGDRLAAEFAAACQQDSGKLLPYVGTVSAAKDLDLLRTALGDSKLNYFGLSYGTHLGAVYATQFPKNVGRFVLDSAFDPTVTWEQRAVTQAEGFDHAFQAFAKDCVAQSCELGADPAAVEKAVVGLLDGLKDKPLKVGDRELTYGLGQLGVITPLYSKATWQVLEQAAAAAIKGNGTALLMLADAYTGRRPDGTYATMMTSLQAISCADTAERPTTADLAKVNDRVEKIFPVLSAKGSGAPCAHWPVPGDDAAKRIDATGSGPIVVIGGKGDPATPYQWATRLTDQLKTGVLVTYEGEGHGAYLTGNACVMRTVDAYVLEGKVPAKSTTCAA, from the coding sequence ATGAAGAAGGCCATTGGGACAGTCCTCCTGAGCGCGATGGTGCTCGCCGGCTGCGGCACGACCGCCCGGCCGCCCGCCCAGGACCCGGGTACGGTCGCGTGGAGCACCTGCACCGACCTCATGGGCCCGGACGGCAAGCCGGCGCCCCCAGCCCCCGGCGTCGAGTGCGGCAAGCTCAAGGTCCCGCTCGACCACGCCAGGCCGGACGGTGAGAAGATCGACCTGGCGCTCATCCGCGTCAAGGCCACCGGCGACCGCCTCGGCTCGCTGGTCTTCAACTTCGGCGGCCCCGGCGCGTCCGGCGTGGACACGATGGCGCAGGCCGCCAGGGCGTTCGGGAGCCTGGGCACCCGCTACGACCTGGTCAGCTTCGACCCGCGCGGCGTCGACCGCAGCTCCGGCGTCAAGTGCGGCGGCCAGATCGCCAAGCTGCTCGCGTCGACGACTGAGACCGACGGCGACCGGCTGGCCGCGGAGTTCGCGGCGGCGTGTCAGCAGGACTCGGGCAAGCTCCTGCCGTACGTCGGCACCGTGAGCGCCGCCAAGGACCTCGACCTGCTCAGGACCGCGCTCGGCGACAGCAAGCTCAACTATTTCGGCCTCTCGTACGGCACGCACCTCGGCGCCGTGTACGCCACCCAGTTCCCCAAGAACGTCGGCCGCTTCGTCCTGGACAGCGCCTTCGACCCCACGGTCACGTGGGAGCAGCGGGCGGTGACGCAGGCGGAGGGCTTCGACCACGCGTTCCAGGCGTTCGCCAAGGACTGCGTGGCGCAGAGCTGCGAGCTGGGCGCCGACCCCGCCGCCGTCGAGAAGGCGGTCGTGGGCCTGCTCGACGGGCTCAAGGACAAGCCGCTCAAGGTGGGAGACCGGGAGCTCACCTACGGGCTGGGCCAGCTCGGCGTCATCACCCCGCTCTACAGCAAGGCGACCTGGCAGGTGCTGGAGCAGGCCGCCGCGGCGGCGATCAAGGGCAACGGCACGGCGCTGCTCATGCTGGCGGACGCGTACACGGGGCGCAGGCCGGACGGGACGTACGCGACGATGATGACGAGCCTGCAGGCGATCAGCTGCGCCGACACCGCCGAGCGGCCCACCACCGCCGACCTCGCCAAGGTCAACGACCGCGTGGAGAAGATCTTCCCGGTCCTGTCGGCCAAGGGCTCGGGCGCCCCCTGCGCCCACTGGCCGGTGCCGGGCGACGACGCGGCCAAGCGCATCGACGCGACCGGCTCCGGGCCCATCGTGGTCATCGGCGGCAAGGGCGACCCGGCCACGCCCTACCAGTGGGCCACGCGGCTCACGGACCAGCTCAAGACGGGCGTCCTGGTCACGTACGAGGGCGAGGGCCACGGGGCCTACCTGACGGGCAACGCGTGCGTCATGCGGACGGTGGACGCGTACGTGCTGGAGGGCAAGGTGCCCGCCAAGTCCACCACCTGCGCGGCCTGA